The DNA sequence CTTTGCTGCCTGGaaaattttaaataacaatttcCAGTGTTCTTGTGATTGCTGCATTAAAGGGcctaagcagcagcagctcacacaTCCTGTGTTAACCACAGCAAGGTGGAGTGCTGTGGACCATGAGGGAGGCATTTAAGTGATGCCTTTTAAATTGACTGAAGTGCCgtgatgagtgttttttttgcttttttaaaagataataaaatcATTCTTCTTATTTTCTCTCCTCAGGTGTGTGTGCTGAGCACTGATTGAGAGCTCCAGTGGTTAGAGTGGGATGATAGCCTGATCAATCACAGGAGTGTCACACTAATTTCCAAGCAGCTCGTACCAGCTCTGCTCATCCACACAGCTCTGATCTTGACCATCGCAGCCACGGCCATGAATGtcatctcctccctcacctccccctcctcctgcccCCACCTGTACCACTCCCCCAGTTACcccaccaacaccaccaacaTTTTGGATGGCAGCGCTACAGCCAGCGGGATCAGCCGTGTAATTTTGCAGCATTATAACCACACAGGCCGTCTGCAGAACAGGACCATCTCAAACAGCCCAAACCACATCAGCGTCTCCGTtgctgtcttcttcttcctcagcaTTTTCATCATCCTGGAGAATTTACTGGTTCTGGTAGCCGTCATCTCCCGCATCCGCCACAGCCGACGCTGGGTTTATGTCTGCATTGCCAACATCACACTCAGTGATCTCCTTACAGGTGCTGCCTACCTAGTCAACATCTGCATGTCTGGCAGCCAGACGTTCCGCCTCACGCCTGCTCTGTGGCTCTTCAGGGAGGGGATGCTGTTTGTGGCCCTGGCTGCATCCATATTTAGTTTGCTCCTGATTGCTGTGGAGCGTTACACCACCATGATGAAGCCACTGCCCCAGAAATCAGGTAGAAAGACCTACTACAGGATCTACGGCTTGGTGGCCCTCTGCTGGATTTTTGCACTCATGATTGGCTTCCTCCCCTTGCTTGGTTGGAACTGTGTGTGCAGCCTGGAAGCATGCTCCACCCTCCTGCCTCTCTACTCAAAGACTTAcatctttttctccctcttcgTCTTCTTCATTATCCTCCTGGCTATTGGTGTGCTGTATAGTGCCATCTATTGCCACGTACACAAGAGTGCACAGGTGGGCCCCCATCGCAGTCGAAAGCGCTCTTTAGCTCTGCTTAAAACAGTGATTTCCATCGTTGGGGTGTTCATGCTCTGCTGGGGGCCTCTGTTCCTCCTGTTACTGGTGGATTTCTTCTGTGTCTCTCGCAAATGTGGACTGCTGTTAAGTGCCGACTATTTCATCTCCCTGGCTGTCCTGAACTCTGGCCTTAACCCCATCATATATGCCTTGGGCAGCAGTGAGATGAGGAAGGCTATCGCTGAGCTGCTGTGTTGTTGCTGCCTGAAGGCTGGCCTTTGCCACCCAGACACTTTCACATCCAAGGAGACAAGCAGCACCTCAGAGAGCAGGAGGGACAGTCTGAGGAACAGTTTTAACAAGGTCAGAAATCTGAGTGTGGCCTCTCCACCATCAACCCCAAGCAAGACGCGCAAAGCACCTAAAAAATACAGGTTGAGCTCCACCACCAGCTGCCTGTCAGTTTCAAGTGGTTAAACCACAAAGTGCTCCCCTCCCAAGCGAACGAGACCTGTGTTTACTGATACTGATCTAACCGTTTCCTGAGTTTTGGTTTTAATGTTCACTACTTGTCCAACAGGTATTTGCAGTGACGCACTGTTAGAAAAACCTTAAAACACATTGGAATTCATCTGTAGGTTTGCAATATTATCACAAGTAGCAGGATTTGTGTTGCCTCAGCACACATTACATGACATTTCTTAATGCATTTTTACACATTGACTGTATAGATCTGATGTTGCACTGTGCTTATTTAGTTTTCTACCTtccatatatatgtgtattttgaTGTATTGTTAGATATACGTATATTATTTTGTAGCGGTTCACATGAAAATCTAAATTGTggtaaaatatgtatatacatgcacCAGAGTGTATTTTAATAGTTTGTACTGGAGCCTAATGTCTCACTgtattaatgaaaataaatatcaataaagtttttttctttacttactatatgcatgttgtttttatgaagtATAGTTCCTTAGTTTTCCTCTGGAGGGAGACATGTTACTGAAGCTTTGAACAGCTTTTACAGGTGAATCTGATGATTCAAAATACCTTCCAGTACAAAAATATGCATGGCAGTAACCCCAACACAAACTTTTGACAGTTTTCCAGATTTAAAAGTGTACATATTCCcccaaattaaaatgatgtatttCAAATTTTGCTGAGAAAACAGTTTTGTGATAGTCTGACATCTATGTTAAATCACCTCAAAAAGTATTTTTCACACAGCTCTCCACTCGACTGTACAGTGTACTTCAACTGCGGCCTGGTCCGATGTTCCACACCCTCCTGCCTCTCTACTCAAAGACTTacattttacagtttgttttgtcttggACTGAATGGagagtaatgcaaagtgtgcatCTCTGGCAGTTTCACTACATATTTCATGAAACTGTCACTGCAACAGATAAGGTGCAATGACGACTCATAACTACATGTGCCACGAGGACGTTCTGAAAGTTCTCACTTTCAGCAAATGCCTTTTCCTCTTAAGTATCTATACTCACTCTGGAGCAGTCGCCCAGTTCTCACAATGTACCTCAATGAAGTGACACATTTAAAGAACTTTAAAAATCCCcattaaatgaaatattaatttctctttatttattaggattttaataaacaatataaagcTCAGCTCGGCTCATAGCAGGGTAGTATGGTGGGCTTCACCCCAGGACAAATAAACCACCATTGGTCACCATGTTTAGATTCAAATGTTGCTAAAAGCTGATTGGTGCTTAGAAGTGAgtgacatcacatcacacacacacacacacacacacacacaaaacacttaaTCTAATTATAACCCTAAACCCAGGTCTTCAGGCCCAAAGAGCCCTTTAATGTTGTGAGAAAcgaacaaaatgtcctcactttccctgaaatgtcctcactccctatggttca is a window from the Solea solea chromosome 9, fSolSol10.1, whole genome shotgun sequence genome containing:
- the s1pr4 gene encoding sphingosine 1-phosphate receptor 4; translation: MNVISSLTSPSSCPHLYHSPSYPTNTTNILDGSATASGISRVILQHYNHTGRLQNRTISNSPNHISVSVAVFFFLSIFIILENLLVLVAVISRIRHSRRWVYVCIANITLSDLLTGAAYLVNICMSGSQTFRLTPALWLFREGMLFVALAASIFSLLLIAVERYTTMMKPLPQKSGRKTYYRIYGLVALCWIFALMIGFLPLLGWNCVCSLEACSTLLPLYSKTYIFFSLFVFFIILLAIGVLYSAIYCHVHKSAQVGPHRSRKRSLALLKTVISIVGVFMLCWGPLFLLLLVDFFCVSRKCGLLLSADYFISLAVLNSGLNPIIYALGSSEMRKAIAELLCCCCLKAGLCHPDTFTSKETSSTSESRRDSLRNSFNKVRNLSVASPPSTPSKTRKAPKKYRLSSTTSCLSVSSG